GGCCGGAACCATGGCGATCCAGAGCTACCTGACGCCGTCTACGGGCGACCCGGCGCAGCAGAAGATGATGATGATCATGATGCCCGGCATGATGCTGGTGATGTTCTACAGCATGCCCGCCGCGCTCTCGCTCTACTGGACCGTCAGCCAGGGGATTTCGATCTTGCAGATGCTGCTGCAGCGCTATCGCGATAAGATCAAGCGGGACGGCGAGGGCGCTATCGTGATCGAACGACCGAATACGGCCTCGCGCCAGATGCGGCGGCGGCAGACGCGATGAATGTTTTCCACCCCGGACGACTATGAAACGGCACATCGCGTGTGACGTGCCGGCGGTGGCGGCCGGGCTGGCGGTGGCCGATTTTCTGGCCAGGCGCTTTCCCTACCATGACCGGACGGGGTGGTGCGAGCGGATCTGTTCCGGACACGTCACGGTCAACGCGCAGAGGCGTCTGCCCGATGAGGCGCTCCAGGCGGGGGATCGGCTCGCCTACGACATCTCGGACCTTCCCGAGCCGCCGGTCGATTTCACAATCGGTATCGTGTCGGACGACCCCGACCTCCTCATCGTCAGCAAAAGCGGCAACCTCCCCTGTCATCCGAGCGGGCGTTATTTTAATCACACATTGTGGGCGTGGCTCAAGGACGTGCGCGGGATTGCCGAACCCGCGCTCGTCAACCGCATTGATCGCGAGACCTCCGGCCTGGTGGTCGTGGCCAAGAACCCGGCGGCCGCGCACACCTGCGGCAAGCAATTTGCCTGCCGACAGGTGGGCAAGCGCTACACCGTCCTGGTCGAGGCCAGCGCGTTTCCATCCGAGCTGAACGGCGTCGGCTGGCTGCTCCCCGACACGGCCTCAGCGATCCGCAAAAAGTGCCGCGTCGTTTTGGAATCGGTCGCCGGCCTGCCGGGACCGGAAGCGGTGCGGGTCGAAACCCGTTTTCGGCTGCTGACGCAGCGGCGGGGGGTGGCGCTGATCGAGGCCGAGCCGCTCACCGGGCGTTTGCACCAGATCCGGGCCACGCTGCTCGCACTGGGGTATCCGGTTGTGGGCGACAAGCTGTACGGCCGTGACGAGACGGCCTTCATCCGTTTTTGCGAGGGGCGGTTGACCGACACAGACCGATTGGTGTTGCGCATGGAGCGCCAGGCGCTGCACGCCTCCGGACTGACCTTCCGGCACCCCGCGTGCGGCCGTCCCGTCTCCTATCAGCTCGACAGCCCCGACGACATGCAGCGCGTGCTGGCCGCCGCCGAAGGATGAACCCACAGAGGCGCTTGCAAAACCTCCTTCGTCGGTTCTGCAAGCGCCGTATTCAGAAGCCAGAATTCAGTATTCAGAATTGTAACCCTCTCACGGGCAAGGTGTTCTATTATGCTGACTCCTGACTCCTGTGTTCTGACTTCTCTCTTGCAAACACCCCGGAGGGGGTTTTGCAAGAGCCTCCACAGACTTTGCCGGTTGCTTCCGTTGCCTGAAGCCGCTATAATACCAGCATGATTATTGTACTCAAACCGCACGCAACCGACGCCGACATCCAGTCGGTCAGCGAACTCGTCTGCACCCTGCGCTACCAGCCGCGGGTCATCCGTGGCGTCGAACGCACCGTTGTCGCCTGCATTGGCGACGAACTCAACAACCGCTCGCTGGAGGTGCTCAACAACCTGCCGATCGTCGAGTCGGTGATGCCTGTCCAGCAGCGGTACAAGCTCGTTTCGCGGGAATACCACCCCTCCGACACCGTCATCACGGTTAACGGCACAGCGATTGGCGGCGGCGCCATCGCGATCATCGCCGGCCCCTGCGCGATCGAGACGGCCGACCAGTTTCGATCCGCCGTGCGCGATTTGAAGGCTGCCGGGGTGACCCTCATCCGCGCCATGGCCTTCAAGCCTCGGACGTCGCCCTACGATTTCCAGGGGCTCAGAGGCGACGCCATCGCGATCATGCGCGACGTGAAGGCGGAGTTCGGCGTCTCGATGGTGACCGAAATCCTCGGACCCTCCCAGGTGGAGCTGGTTCATGACACCGCCGATGTGCTTCAGATTGGCGCGCGCAACGCACAGAATTACGATCTCCTCGAATCGGTCGCTCAGGCGCGCAAGCCGGTGCTGCTCAAGCGCGGCATGGCCTCGACGGTCGAGGAGTGGCTCGCCGCCGCCGAGTATCTCCTCGTGAACGGCTGCTCCAATGTGATGCTCTGCGAACGGGGCCTCCGGTCGTTCGACAAGTCGGTGCGCAACCTCCTCGATCTTGGCGGCGTCGCCGTGGCCAAGCAGGAGACCCACCTGCCGATTCTGGTCGATCCCAGCCATGCGGCTGGCAAACGTTCGCTGGTGCTGCCTCTCGCCAGAGCCGCGCTCGCCGCAGGCGCCGACGGCTTGGTCATCGAGGCCCACCCCAATCCCAACGAGGCTTACAGCGACGCTGCACAGCAACTGCCGAGCGCGACGTTCAAGCAGACCCTCGACGCGCTTGCCCCGTGGATCGCCCTGGCCCGCGCCGGACGGTGAGGACCCATCGCGCATCGGTTCCGGTGTCTACGGAGAAAGTGGTCACCGGGGAGAAACACGGTCAAGCCAGGTAGGGCCCGCCGTCCCTGGCGGGCCGCAGGCTACAGGAAGAAAGCAATCGGTATCAGCGCGCCGCGCACAAGTCGCCGGGGGACCAGGACGCGCCTAGAACACGACGGCCCGTCTGCCAATCATCGGTCGGCGATCATCGGGACAATGGCGCTCATGCTGGCTCAGGCCGGTGCTCGATGGGAACAACCGGATTGCGATAAACGCAAGGCCCGTCCCTTGTCGCGCTCCGACCGATGCGACGGCCGCAAGAGACGGTATCAGGGATCGATCAGAGGTAATCGT
The sequence above is a segment of the Lentisphaerota bacterium genome. Coding sequences within it:
- a CDS encoding RluA family pseudouridine synthase, whose product is MKRHIACDVPAVAAGLAVADFLARRFPYHDRTGWCERICSGHVTVNAQRRLPDEALQAGDRLAYDISDLPEPPVDFTIGIVSDDPDLLIVSKSGNLPCHPSGRYFNHTLWAWLKDVRGIAEPALVNRIDRETSGLVVVAKNPAAAHTCGKQFACRQVGKRYTVLVEASAFPSELNGVGWLLPDTASAIRKKCRVVLESVAGLPGPEAVRVETRFRLLTQRRGVALIEAEPLTGRLHQIRATLLALGYPVVGDKLYGRDETAFIRFCEGRLTDTDRLVLRMERQALHASGLTFRHPACGRPVSYQLDSPDDMQRVLAAAEG
- the aroF gene encoding 3-deoxy-7-phosphoheptulonate synthase, with product MIIVLKPHATDADIQSVSELVCTLRYQPRVIRGVERTVVACIGDELNNRSLEVLNNLPIVESVMPVQQRYKLVSREYHPSDTVITVNGTAIGGGAIAIIAGPCAIETADQFRSAVRDLKAAGVTLIRAMAFKPRTSPYDFQGLRGDAIAIMRDVKAEFGVSMVTEILGPSQVELVHDTADVLQIGARNAQNYDLLESVAQARKPVLLKRGMASTVEEWLAAAEYLLVNGCSNVMLCERGLRSFDKSVRNLLDLGGVAVAKQETHLPILVDPSHAAGKRSLVLPLARAALAAGADGLVIEAHPNPNEAYSDAAQQLPSATFKQTLDALAPWIALARAGR